Proteins encoded by one window of Chryseobacterium aquaeductus:
- a CDS encoding DUF4296 domain-containing protein, which yields MRRLSALFVFLFLISCSEYIDKPKNLLDKSIMSEIMADLAINDQVTNTFQDKNLESGTRYILKSHNVKADDFVESYKYYVATGKMSKIVDNAQEILLEKDPKAKGFVESKSKPDTTAPTLVR from the coding sequence ATGAGAAGACTAAGCGCACTTTTTGTTTTTCTGTTTTTGATTTCTTGCAGTGAATATATTGATAAGCCGAAAAATCTTTTGGATAAAAGTATCATGTCTGAGATTATGGCAGATTTAGCAATCAATGATCAGGTGACCAATACATTTCAGGATAAAAATTTAGAAAGCGGAACAAGATACATTCTTAAAAGCCACAATGTAAAAGCTGACGATTTTGTCGAAAGTTATAAATATTATGTGGCAACAGGAAAAATGAGTAAAATTGTGGATAATGCACAGGAAATTCTTTTAGAAAAAGATCCGAAAGCAAAAGGTTTTGTGGAAAGTAAATCTAAACCAGACACAACAGCTCCCACATTAGTAAGATAA
- a CDS encoding polyprenol monophosphomannose synthase, translating to MKKLVIIPTYNEKENIEKIISSVFALDQEFHILVVDDSSPDKTADIVKELQKIHPHTLHLSIRHIKDGLGKAYIHGFKWALQNNYDYIFEMDADFSHNPNDLPKLFEACLNADMAVGSRYSKGVNVVNWPMGRVLLSYFASKYVRFILGLSIHDTTAGFVCFSRKVLDEIGLDNVKLKGYGFQIEMKFRTFKKGFKIVEVPIIFTNRELGESKMNGGIIHEAVFGVLNLKWKSIINKL from the coding sequence ATGAAAAAACTCGTCATCATCCCAACATACAACGAAAAAGAGAATATCGAAAAGATAATTTCTTCTGTTTTTGCGTTGGATCAGGAGTTTCATATCTTGGTTGTAGACGATTCTTCGCCCGATAAAACGGCAGATATTGTAAAAGAACTACAAAAAATCCATCCTCACACTTTACATTTATCAATAAGACATATCAAAGATGGATTAGGGAAAGCGTATATTCATGGTTTTAAATGGGCATTGCAAAATAATTACGATTACATTTTTGAGATGGATGCAGATTTTTCTCACAACCCGAATGATTTGCCTAAACTGTTTGAAGCTTGTCTGAATGCTGATATGGCAGTCGGTTCGCGTTACTCAAAAGGTGTAAACGTGGTCAATTGGCCTATGGGAAGAGTTTTGTTGTCGTATTTTGCGTCAAAATATGTGAGGTTTATTTTAGGATTATCAATTCACGATACGACAGCAGGTTTTGTTTGTTTTTCAAGGAAAGTTTTGGATGAAATCGGTTTGGATAATGTTAAATTAAAAGGATATGGTTTTCAGATTGAAATGAAATTCAGAACTTTTAAAAAGGGTTTTAAAATCGTAGAAGTCCCGATTATTTTCACCAACCGTGAATTGGGCGAAAGTAAAATGAATGGTGGCATCATTCATGAGGCAGTATTTGGTGTTTTAAATTTAAAATGGAAATCGATAATCAATAAATTATGA
- a CDS encoding DUF4271 domain-containing protein, translating to MNVIEREANLRDFLLQKYFDSSNNLPSWILTSFVITLTLSVLISQYIPVVPEFAAKLQLFGYHLNKFGYCFTIVSLFYFLRTALGFLYYQSIGDGKKWTIFYFTSTKFHFTLSILVIILCITHYYFPIDRNQAFLYYFYFFVFVFVFKILFYLFHRNNILPQKWYYKFLYICTLQIAPLLLLWKLLFI from the coding sequence ATGAATGTAATAGAAAGAGAAGCTAATCTCAGAGATTTTCTTTTACAGAAATACTTTGATTCTAGTAATAATCTACCCAGCTGGATCCTTACTTCCTTTGTAATCACATTAACTTTATCCGTTTTAATATCTCAATACATTCCGGTAGTCCCTGAGTTTGCAGCAAAACTGCAATTATTTGGTTACCACTTGAATAAATTCGGATATTGCTTCACTATTGTTTCGTTATTTTATTTTCTGAGAACGGCATTAGGATTTTTATATTACCAAAGCATTGGTGACGGAAAAAAATGGACTATTTTTTATTTTACCTCAACAAAGTTTCATTTTACCTTATCAATTTTGGTCATTATTCTGTGTATCACTCACTACTACTTTCCTATTGACAGAAATCAAGCTTTTCTTTACTATTTTTACTTTTTTGTTTTTGTTTTTGTTTTCAAAATTTTATTCTACTTATTTCACAGGAACAATATATTACCACAAAAATGGTATTATAAATTTTTGTATATTTGCACGCTTCAAATAGCACCTTTGTTGTTGCTATGGAAGTTATTATTTATTTAA